The genomic segment AAGCGGCGGCCACCGCCACGACGAGGGTCGGGGAAGCCTTCCCCGACAGCCCGCTCTTTTTCTGAAGACTCCGCGCTTTCAAGGCCAATAGCTACTCCTCATCCTCTTCTACCGAGGATCCGGCAATTATCTTCTCGGCTAGCTGTGCAGGAACTTCCTCATAGTGGTCGAATTTCATTGTAAAGGTTCCGCGCCCCGATGTCATCGACCGAAGTCCTGGGGCGTACTCCTGAATCTCGACGAGGGGCACCTGCGAGTGAACCGCCTGCCAGCCCTTGCCGGGGTCCATCCCGAGAATCCTTCCCCTTCTGGAGTTCAGGTCGCCGATAACGTCGCCCAGACTCTCGTCGGGCACCAGCACGGTAACGTCCTGAATCGGCTCAAGGAGGATCGGCTTGCATTCCAGCGCGCCCTTCTTGAAGCCCACCGAACCGGCGATCTTGAAGGCCATTTCGGAGGAGTCCACGTCGTGGTACTTGCCGTCGAAGAGGGCGACCTCCACGTCAACGACTGGATATCCCGCGAGAACCCCCTTCTTCATGCGCTCTCTAACGCCGTTCTCGACGGCGGGTATGTAATTGCGGGGTATCGCGCCGCCGACGATCTTGTCAACGAACCTGAAACCCTCTCCTCGCGGGAGGGGGCGTATCTCTATCCAGGTGTCGGCGAACTGCCCTCTGCCTCCGGACTGCTTCTTGTGCCTGCCCTGGACCTTCGTCGAGCCCTTGAGGGTCTCGCGGTAGGGAATCTTCGGGGTTTTAAGCTCCATGTCGGCGCCGTACTTGCGCTTCATCCTCTCGGAGAGGATGTCGATGTGGAGGCGCCCCATGCAGGAGACTATCTGCTCGTGGGTCTCGTCGTTTCTCGTGACGTGGAGGGTCAGGTCCTCGTCCTGGAGGCGGCGGAGCCCCTGCCCCAGCTTGTCCTCGTCACCCTTGGACTTGGCGAAAGCCGCGAAGGAGATGAGGGCCTCCGGCGGCTCGGTGAAGGGAATGTGAAGAACCTTTTTCCGGTCGGAAAAGGTGTTTCCCGTCATCGTCTCCTTCAGCTTGGGCAGGGCGAAGATGTCGCCGGGACCCGCGTCGCCGAGGGGGATCAGTTCCTTGCCGAAGAGCGCCGTGACCTGGCCGAAGCGCTCGTCCACGTCCTTGGTGGCGTTGTAGTAGGTGGAATCGGCGCTCATCTTGCCCTGATAGACGCGGACGAGGTTCAGCCTGCCCGCGAAGGGGTCCGAAATTGTCTTGAAGACGAGGGCCGCGAGGGGCGCGTTTTCGTCGACCTTGAGCTTCTCGCCCTCCTTCGTCTCGACGGGGGCGCGGTCCGCCGGAGAGGGGAAGGCGGCATTGATCACGTCAAGGATGGCGGTCGCGCCGATGGCCTTGGGACCGACGGCGACCATCACAGGCACTATCTGGCCGGAAACCATGCCGGTCCGGAGGGCCTTGGACAGCTCTTCGGTGGAGATATCCTGCCCGTCGAAGAACTTCTCCATCAGGGTTTCGTCGGTTTCGACAAGGCCCTCTATCATGGCGTCCCTGGCGGCCGCTGCCTCGTCGGCGAGGTTCGCGGGAATCGGCCCCTCGACCCCCTTGCCGGATTCGTCGGCGAAAGCGACGGCCTTATTCTTGATGAGGTCAATGTAACCCTTGAAACCCGCCGCCTCTCCGATGGGGAGCATTATCTTCACGAAATTGGCCTCGAAGTGCTTGCGCAGGTATTCGAGGGTTCTTTCAAAGGAGGTGTTGTCCTTGTCGAGCTTGGTGATTACTGAGGCGCGGGGAAGGCCGAGGGAGAGCGCCTGCTCCCACATCTTTTCGGCCTCGAACTTTATGTCGCCGTCACCTCCCACCACCAGTATCGCGGCGTCGGCGGCGTGGAGACACCCCATGCCGTCGAAGAGAAACACGTCGTAACCGGGGGTGTCGAGGATCGTTATCTTGTTCTTCTGGTACTCGAAGCTGGCTACTCCGGTCGAGATGGTGAGGCGGTGCGACCTTTCCTCGGGCTCGAAATCGAGCAGGGAATTCATTTCGTCAACCTTGCCCAGACGCTTGGACGCCCCCGACACGAAGAGCATGGCTTCTCCAAGGCTGGTCTTTCCGCTTCCGCCGTGACCAATCAAGGCGACGTTCCGTATCTTGTCGATTTCAAACCTCTTCATCTACGCTCCTTTCACCCGGGCGGCCGGTCACCCTGCGCGCCCCAATTATCTTAATTAAAAGACCTTAAAGGTTTCTTGCGTAAATTATTCTGAGACCCTCCAGGGTCAGGAACTCGTCTACATAATCTATCGCCTTTATCTCGTCCGCTATCTGGCGGGCCGCTCCACCCGTGGCAACGACCAGGGGGTTCGTGCCGACCTCGTCCGTCAGCCTCTTTATCAGCCCCTCCACCATCGCCGCGTAGCCGTAATAGCTTCCCGCCTGCATGGCGTGGACGGTGTTCTTCCCTATGACCTGCGGAGGCTTCGCGAAGGCCACCTTGGGAAGCTTGCTCGCGCGGCTGAAGAGAGCCTCCATACTAACACCAATTCCCGGCGCAATCACCCCCCCCATGTAAGCCCCGTCGGGCGTGACGTAGTCAAAAGTCGTCGCAGTGCCGAAATCCACTATGATTACGGCCTTTTTGAAGCGCTCGTAGGCCGCGACGGCGTTTACTATCCTGTCGGCCCCCACCTCCCTCGGGTCGTCGTAGCGGATGGGCATGCCCGTGCGGATGCCGGGACCGATGCAGACAGGCTCCAGTCCCATGTAGACGCGGGCCACGTCGGCTATGACGCGGTTCAGGGCGGGAACCACCGAGGAGATTATCACGCCGTCGATGGCCTCGACGGGAATCTTCGCGAAATCGAAGAGCCCGCGAAGCAGGACTCCGTACTCGTCGGTGGTACGGTTCGGGTCGGAGCCGAGGCGCCAGTGGCCCTTCTGCTCTTCTCCGGAGAAGACCCCGAGGACGGTGTTGGTGTTGCCGATGTCTATAGCGAGAAGCATTTAAAACCCCATGCCCCCTTACTTTCTGGTTGTCGAAAAGCTTACGTCACCCGCCAGAATCCTCTTGATTCCGCCGCCGGTCTCAAGTTCGAGCGCGCCGTCCTCAGCGAGGCCGAGAACCTTCCCCCGAAGCTCGCCGCCGCGGGAGACCACCGTAACCTCGCGCCCGGCCATACGGAAAAGCCTCCCCCACCTCTCCCTGAAAGGGCCGAAACCCTCGCTTGAGAAGAGGAAGTAATCCCCTTCAAGCCGTTGGAGGTAGGCCGAGAGCACCTCCACGGGGGCCGGACAATCCGCTTTTGAAAACTCTTCGAGCGTCGCGGCGCTTTCGCGGAACTCTTCCGGAAACCTCGCCGGGGTTCCCAATACGTTCACCCCGACGCCGAGGGAAAGGTAGTCGATTCGCACACCCTCAACCCGCGATTCGAGGAGTATCCCCGCGACCTTGCGACCGCCGAGAAGCACGTCGTTGGGCCATTTCACCTCCACCGCCTCCCCTTCGACCCAGCCGAGAAGGGTTTCGGCGAGGGAGATAGCCGCGACGAAGGTCAGGAGCGGGGCCAGCGAAAGCTCCACCTCGGGCCGGAGTATCACCGTCATGGCGAGGCTCTCGCCCGGCTCTCCGAACCACTGCCTTCCCAGCCTTCCCCTGCCCGCGCTCTGGCTGTCTGCGGTGACGAGAGCCCCTTCCGGCGCTCCGCCTTCCGCCCACTCCGCCGCCCGGCGGCTGGTCGAATTCGTGGCGGCGTAGTGGCGGTGGTGCCTGCCGAAGGTCTTGGTCCCAAGGAGGGCCGAAAGCTCGCCCGGCCGTAGCGTCCCCTTCCCCCCGGCGAGCCGGTAGCCGAGGCCGTGGACGCTCTCGACGACGTAGCCTTCCTCGCGAAGGGCGGTGACCGACTTCCACACCGCCGCCCGGGTTACGCCGAGCGACGCTGCCAGCTCCTGCCCTGAAACCGGTTCGCCCCCGGCCTCTATCAGCGCTTTGAGGACCGAGTCAACGAGGGTTGCCATTTAAAAAATCCGCTTTTGTGTCAATCACTTCCACAGCCAAAAAGCAAATATCTACACTAGCAAATCGCCGTTTGCGGTGTCAACGCATAACGGTTTTCCAAAGCGCCTCCCGCCATTTAAACCCGCCCGTCAGCTCTGAAAAAACCAGAGGCACCCCCCGAAGAGGAGGAGGGCAAAAAGAGAGAGGAGCCGGGTGAGCGTCAGGGCGCTTAAAACCTTTTTCGGCGTGAGGGGTTCGATATCGTCGCCGATGAAGGGCGAAGCCCTCTCCACACCCTTGTAGACGTTGGTTCCGCCGAGGCAGACGCCGAGCGCCCCCGCGTAGGCCGCCTCCGGGTAGCCGGAATTGGGGGAGGCGTGGAGGCGGGCGTCGCGAAAGGCGATTTTGAGCGCCCGAAGCCCCTTTCCCGGTCCGAAGAGCGCGGAAAGCGCGACCAGAAACAGGGTCAGCCTTGCCGGTACGTAATTGAAAAGGTCATCGGCGCGGGCGGAGACCTTGCCGAAATCCTTGTATCTCTCGCTCCGGTAGCCGACCATCGAATCGAGGGTGTTGACCGCCTTGTACGCTAGCCCCAGCGCCGGGCCAAAGCCCAGCGCGCCCCCGAGGGCGAGGTAGAAGAGGGGTGCGACGACTCCGTCGGAGCTGTTCTCCGCCGCCGTCTCGAAAGCGCCCCTGAGTATCTCCCTCTCGGAGAGATTTTCGGTGTCGCGCCCGACTATCATCGAGAGGTGTTTCCGTGCCTCTTCCAGCCTCTTTTCCTTTACCGCCACCGCTACGCGCCGCACCTGCCTGTCGAGGTCGCGGGTGGCGACGCAGAAGAAGGCCAGAACCACCCCCACCGCGCGCCCGAGGTTTTCGTCGTACCTCCCTAGCAGCGCGACAGCGCCGAAACCTGCCGCAAAGACTATGCCCACGGTGAGGAGAAACAATATCCCTCCCCTAAGGACCCTTCCGGTTCCGGCGCTCTTCCCGTAGAGAGCCTTTTCCAGAAAAGCTATCAGCTTCCCGGTGAGCACCACGGGGTGCAGGCGCGACAAGACCGGGGGGTCGCCGATGATCAGGTCGAGCCCCCAGGCCGCCGCGAGGTCAAGGTGGGTGAAGGGGATCATCGCCTAAAGCGGCTGGCCCGCGGTCCCCGATATCTTCTGGAGGTGCCTGACGAGGTCGGCGTTCTCCCCCACGGTTCTCACCGCCACGCGGACGTAGCGCGAGCCGAGGCCGAAGCTGCCGCAGTGGCGCACGAGGGTCCCCACGCGGCGCAGCTTCGCATAAAGCTCGTCGGCGTTAGGGGCGGGGGGATCGAGGCGTACGAGGAGGTAGTTCACCTCGGAGGGAAGCGGGGTCATGCCGGGAATCGCTTTCAGTCCGGCGACCAGCTTTTCCCGCGAGCGCAGGAGATAGTCCCTGCTCCTCGCGGCCCAGTTGTCGTCGGAGAGGCAGTGTGCCGCCAGCACCTGCGCCGGGACGCTGACCGACCAGGGAAGCTGGAGGGCGGAGATTCTCTTGACGAGTTCGCACCCCGCGCTGAGGAACCCCGCCCGTATCCCGGGTATCGCGTAAAACTTGGTCAGGGAGCGGATAACCACGAGACCGGGCTCGTCGCAGGGGAGGTCGAGAACCGAGCAGCGGGGGCAATAGTCCGCGAAGGCTTCGTCAACCGCCAGAACCGCTCCCGCGCTGCTTATTCCCCTCGCCAGCGCCAGCACCTCTTCCCTCGCCAGCACCGCGCCGGAGGGGTTTCCGGGGTTGGAGAAGAGGACAAGGTCGCCCGGGCGCACGGCTTTGAGCAGTTTCCCGGGATTTATCCCGAACCCCGTCTCCTCGTCGCGCGGGATTCTCACAATCTCGACGCCCGCAGGCGCGCAACGCTCGTAGAGGCCGAAATCCGGCGGGCAAAGAAGCAGCCTCTTCACCGCCAGCGACCGTATGACGAGGTCCAGAAGCTCGGCCGAGCCGTTCCCGCAGAGCACCTCTCCCCCCGAAAGCTCGTAGCGCCCCCGTATCGCGGCGACAAGCGCCCTCCAGTGGCGGTCGGGATAGTGGAGCACCTCCCCCCAGTGCTCCTCCAGGGCTTTGGTCAGCCCGTCGGGGTAGCCGAGGGGGTTTATGGAGGCGGAAAAATCGCACAGGACCGGCCCCTCCTCCCTGGAGTAGAGGTCGCCTCCGTGATCCTGCGGTATAAAGTTCTCAGCCATTAAGTCCTTCCGTAATCTTCTCTATCTTTTCGACCAGCCGGCCGTGTGAAACGTTCGCGACTCCGAAAGCGCCGAAAGCCGCCGCCCCCGCGCCCACGCCTTCCTTTACAAGCCCCTCCTCATACATGCGAAGGCCCTGGAGCCTCGAACCTCCGAAATCCAGCCAGGCCGCCAGCGCCGGGACCTCGTCGTTTATCTCCAGAAGTATCCCGCGAAGGTCCGCCGACGGGTCGGCGGCGACCCAGCTCGTTGTGGCGAGCCCGATGTTCCGGAGGTTCCCCTCCTCGCCTTCCTTTACCAGCCTGCAGATGAGGGCGTAGACGGCGGCCATCTGGGTTCCCCCGCCGAGCACCACAGGGACGCGCTTGCTGGCTTCGAGGGCCATCAGCGCGACTGCGGGCTGCATCGGGTCGCCCACGGCGGAAGCTATCTCCATTCCCGTTGAACCGGCTTTAAGGGCGGCGTTTTTCAGCGCGGTCCTGACAACCTCCTCCTTCTGGGAGTGGTTTCCCCCCGGCATAGAGGAGGAAACCTTGCCGAGCGCGTCTATGCCCAGCGCCAGCAGAATGGAAAGAGCCGTCGTGGTCCCTCCCGGCACCGATTCGGAGAGGATGAGCCACTCCTTCTGGCAGGCCAGCACCCTTCCGGCGGCGCGGCACCTGTCGGCGAAATCGGCGGGCAAATCGAGCGCCTTCCCGGTCCTGATATCTTTCCCCGGTTTTAGCTTCAAATCCAGTATCGGGGTCGCCGGGGGGACTTCGGTGCCGGAATCGACGATTACCGGGGCGATCTCCATCTCCTTCAGCGAGGCGTGGGTTATCACCACTGGGCTGGGGGGGCCGAGGGGGTTGCGGGGGATGTCGGGAAGGGTTACGGGCCTTCCGTAAACGAGGAACTCCGCGTCGAGGGCGGCGGTATAGCGCCGCTTTTCAGGGGTAGCCCCGGCTGCCGAGATGCCCTCGATCAGCGCCGTTTCGGTCGAGCCGATGACGCAGGCGAAGAGGGGCGCGCCCGAAAGGCCCGATATAAACTCCAGCGACCTCTTTTCGTGGGTTACCGCGCGAATGCGCCCGTCCTCGAAGGCGGGGACGAAAAAGCTCATCTTCCATCCTCATTTATATCGCACGCCTTCGCCAGCGAAAGGGCGAGGGCGAGGCCGGGGGAGGGGTTTTCGGAGTCCGCGAAGTGAATCCTCCCGATGTATTTTTGCAGAAGCGGAGCGGGAGAAAGCGGCGTGCCCCACTCCTTAACGGCGTAAAGGGCCGATTCCAGTTCCCCGGCAATCTCGTGGCCTGCAAAACCCGTCACCAGATGGACGTAGGAGCGCTCCTCCCTCATCAGCGGCAGGAGCCGGTCGAGGAGAGAGGGGAAGAACTCCCCGGTTTTTGAAGGCAGGCCGCGCCAGAGAACACCGCCCGCCTTCTCGAATTCTCCGATTTCCGCTTTCCCGCCGTTTTTTGCCGGAAGTTTTTCAAGCGCCGGTTTTCTTATAATAGCTACCGCCGAACCCTCGCCTTCGAGGGCGAAAAAAGCGACGTGGTTCCAGACCTTGCTCGCCGTAACAGGGAAAGGCAGCCGTTCCTTGTCCCACGGGGTATTTGAAAGCTCAAGAACCGCCCCCGCGCCCCAGAATTCCCTGACCGCCGAGGAAAGCTCCTCTCTCCTTGAAAAAATTTCCGCTCCCGGCCACCCCTCGCCCGGCGCTCGTATCTCCACCCTCCGGCCGGAACTGCCGATGGAGCGCGCGCCGTCGAGGAGGCGGGCGAGTTGCGGCTTCCGGCTCCTGAGCCAGAGGAGAAAGTTCTGCGGGGTTCTATCGAAATCCATTTAGCGGTTCTTCAAGCCTTCAGGCTGTGCGCCTTCTCGTCCTTAGCAGTTTGTGGATCCAGATTGCGTGGGTCCGCCCGTCAATGGTCACCTCTTCTAGGTGGAGTGTTCGCTTGAACCCCTCCCCTTCGAGCCTTTCCACGGAATTTCGCGCGATCTTCCGCCACGGCTCCGCCACCAGCGCCATCCCTCCGGGGGCGGTCGTCCTTTTCAGGGCGCGAAGGAAGGGCTCGATGAAGCGGCTCTCGTAGATGACGTCCGAAGCCAGCACCAGCCGCGCCGAAAGGTTTCGCGGGGGGTCGCGCCAGTCGAAAATCCGCGTCAGCCCCGGTCTGCCGGTGTTTAGAGCGTGGTTCGCCCTCGCGAACCGGAGCGCGTCCCGCTCGTAGTCGGTGAAGGTAACCCTCGCGCCCCGAAGCGCCGCGACGACCCCGCAAAGGCCGGTGCCGCACCCAAGTTCTATCGCGGGAAGGCCAAAGGGAATATCCATCCGCGAAATATACGCCGCCAGCCCCAGCGAGGAGGGCCAGACCTCCGACCAGTAGGGGAAGCGCTCGTCCACGGCGAAGGTGGCAGGATCGACCGAATCCGCCAGGGCGTTGGGATCGGCGACGCGGTAAAGGGAAACCGCCAGCTTCCCGGCCCGCACCTTCGTCAGGGCAACGTCGAGCCCTTTCGGCAAAAATCTTTTAGCTAAAATCGCACTTGTCCTTTTAAAACAGCATATCTTCTGGCGAGCCCCCCAGTCCACGCAAAAACACTGGCTTTTGGCGCTCCCCGCTGGTAGATGTGCTCTGGATAATAACCGGGAAAATCGATTTTGAGCCAAGGATTTTAATGCGCGTATTCGCCATCTCCGACCTCCACCTCTCCTTTTCGGGGCAAAAGCCGATGAGCGTCTTCGGCCCCTGCTGGGACAACCACGCCCAAAGAGTCGAAAAAGAGTGGAGAAGCGAGGTTTCGGAGAGGGACATCGTCTGCCTCGCCGGGGATTTTTCCTGGGCGACGAAGCTCCCTGAGGTCCTGCCCGAACTGGAATGGCTCGGCTCCCTACCCGGAAGGAAGGTGCTAATAAAGGGCAACCACGATTACTGGTGGCCTTCCATATCGAAATTACGGAGCGCACTCCCGGAGGGCGTCTTCGCCCTCCAGCACGACAGCGTGATTATCGACGGTATCGGCTTCGCGGGGGCGCGCGGTTGGGTGGACCCCTCGCTCGACCTCACGCCCCTCTACCCGGCGCGAAAGGACGAGAGCGGGGATATCTTCTACTCGATACTGGGCGAGGAGGAAGACAAAAAGCATTACGACAGGGAGGTGGAGCGCCTGCGTATGAGCCTCGCTTCCCTAAGGGGCGAAACGAGGCTCAGAATCGCGCTGCTCCACTTCCCCCCCGCCTCGCCGGCGATGGAGCCGACGAAGGTGACGGAGCTTCTGGAGGAATTCGGGGTCGATCACGCGGTCTTCGGCCACCTCCACCTCTCGGGGGAGAGCGGCTTTAAAAATCCTTACGGAAAAAGGAATAACGTGACCTATCACCTTACCAGCGCGGATTTTATCGGCTTCACCCCCGCGCTCATAGCCGAAGTGGACTCGTAATGGCGAATCCGGCAAGAAGGCTCGACCATTACGCCGATCTGATCCCCGAGTTCGAGGATTTTCTGCGCGCCGTGAAGACCGCCCCTCCCTCGCACATCCGGGTGAACACCCTTAAGGCGACGCCTGAAGAGGTAGTGAGAAACCTCGAAGGGCTCGGCTTCGCGCTCAAGCCGGAGCCCTTCAGCGACATAATATTCCGCGTCGAGAAGGCCCCGATGCCGCTGGGCTCGACCCTCGCCCATGCTCTCGGTCTCATCTACATGCAGAGCGCCTCCTCCGCCGTTTCCGCCCTCGCCCTCGGCGCGAAGCCGGGCGACAGGGTGCTGGACCTTTGCGCCGCCCCCGGCTCGAAGACCACCCTCATCGCGCAGATGATGGGTAACACCGGCCTCATTGTCGCCAACGAGCCGAGCCACAAGCGGATAACATCGCTGAACGCGAACCTGCGCCGCGTGGGCGTAGCGAACACGATAATCACCTGCTACTCGGGGCAGAACTACCCGCTTCGGACGAAATTCAACAAAATACTCGTCGACGCCCCTTGCTCCGGCGAAGGGACCTGGCGCGGCCTCGACTCGCGCCCCCGCGACAACACCGAAGACACCCGCGACCGGATGACCGAGCGGCAGGAGGGGATACTCCGGCAGGCCCTCGAAATACTGGAGGAGGGCGGGGAGCTTGTCTACTCCACCTGCACCTACGCCCCCTCGGAGAACGAGCTTATAGTCGCCCCCTTCATCGAGAAACACGGTCTTCGCGTCCTCCCGCTGGGCCTCGGTCTGCCCGCGGTGGACGGCCTCACCGAGTGGCAGGGGAAAAAACTGCCCGGCGAACTCAAAAATGCCGCCCGGCTCTACCCGCACTACTTCGATTCGGAGGGATTCTTTGTCATTCGACTGGCTAAATCCTAAAGAGAGCCACAAGGCCCTCTCCTCGCTTAGCGAGCGCTTCGGGATCGACCCCGAGGTCTTCACGGGCTACCGCCTTTTCAAGAAGGGCGACCAGATCTTCATCGTCCGCGAAGAGGCCGTGGAGGCGGAAAAACTTCTCTTTCCGGTGGAAGGGGGTATACCGCTGCTCAAAGAAAGCCACAGCGGGGCCATGAAACCCGCGACCGGGGGCATACTCCTCTTCGGCGTCCACGCAACCCGCGCCGTCGCCGAGATAACCGCGAGCGACCTGAAAGCGCTGACCGAGGGGAGAAGCCTCGAAGCGGGCGAGGGCAAGGGCTTCGTCATACTGAAAGTGGGAGGGAAGGTCGCCGGGATGGGGCTCCTTCGCGACAGGAAGATAGTGAGCCAGCTTCCGAAGTGGATGACGGAGACTTTGAGGATGCGGGGCGACGAGCACTTCTGACCCGGCTTCCTGTTTCGGCTATGCCTGCCCCCGGAAGCCTCTACCGGGGGTCGTTTCTCGGGCGCGGGTCTTGGCGTATAGACGACGATACTGCCTTCGACCGCGCGCCCTGCGGACTCCTTGCCCTTCGCCAAAACAGTTTGCCGGAAGGCGAAGGAAAATCCGGCGCGAAATCGAAAGACGTTTATGGAACCTCGGAAGCGGGGCCGGACGGAATTTCGGGTTTCCGGAAGTCAAAAAAGGTCGCGACGGCCTCTACCTTCTTGTATTACACTTTATGTTGTGTTAGCTTTTGCGTCCTCATCGGGACGTGGCGCAGCCTGGTAGCGCACCTGCCTTGGGCGCAGGGGGTCGAAGGTTCAAATCCTTTCGTCCCGACCACAAGAAGGGAAACGCGCGCCTGTAGCTCAGTCGGACAGAGCAACGGCCTTCTAAGCCGTGGGTCAGGGGTTCGAATCCCTTCAGGCGTGCCAATATATTTACAACCGCTTGGGAGTTGCGTCTAAATCGCTTTAAAAACCGTCGCGGAAGCCACGGAGACGCGGAGCGAGACGCGAGACATAACTTATTGTTAGGCGAGCGTGGAGCGAGCACGCGACGAAGCATACGAGGCTTTAAGCAGGTTTTTAAAGCGATTTATGGTGGGTGTAGCTCAGTTGGTAGAGCATCGGATTGTGGCTCCGGTTGTCGTGGGTTCAAGCCCCATCACTCACCCCATAAATGACAAGGGCTTACGGGTAAAACCGTAAGCCCTTTGTTTTTGGCCGGAACAAAGTCAGAGATAAACTAACACCAATAAAACCTGAATGTAATTATATAGTTGCGGGGCTATTCGACCCTGCGCCCCAACACCGCTTCTTTTGACCGCCCAAAGGTAGATTTTCTACACATATCTCGAATAGCTGTAAACAAACTACTTTCGAGGCCAAAAACATTTCATTATCCCGTTTTTGGACGAGCCATCCTTTCGTCTCCCCCTCGTGGCCCGTAGGTGACGCAGGGAGCGGAGGCGGAAAGGGCGGCGGGGGGGGTCTTAGTGAGCGCAGCGAACGGGTGCCCCCTCACGCCCCCGCCGCAGCGACCGGTCGCTCGAAGAGCGAGCGGCTCCTCCCGGGCCGATTTCTTGGGTACTTCTTTATAAAAGAAGTACCAAGGGCGCGGGGCAAAGCCCCGCTAGCTGTAAAACCTGCGAAACACACAAAAGTCACTGGTTTCCCGCATTCGCGGGAATGACGAA from the bacterium genome contains:
- a CDS encoding TIGR00303 family protein, which codes for MSFFVPAFEDGRIRAVTHEKRSLEFISGLSGAPLFACVIGSTETALIEGISAAGATPEKRRYTAALDAEFLVYGRPVTLPDIPRNPLGPPSPVVITHASLKEMEIAPVIVDSGTEVPPATPILDLKLKPGKDIRTGKALDLPADFADRCRAAGRVLACQKEWLILSESVPGGTTTALSILLALGIDALGKVSSSMPGGNHSQKEEVVRTALKNAALKAGSTGMEIASAVGDPMQPAVALMALEASKRVPVVLGGGTQMAAVYALICRLVKEGEEGNLRNIGLATTSWVAADPSADLRGILLEINDEVPALAAWLDFGGSRLQGLRMYEEGLVKEGVGAGAAAFGAFGVANVSHGRLVEKIEKITEGLNG
- a CDS encoding methyltransferase — its product is MPKGLDVALTKVRAGKLAVSLYRVADPNALADSVDPATFAVDERFPYWSEVWPSSLGLAAYISRMDIPFGLPAIELGCGTGLCGVVAALRGARVTFTDYERDALRFARANHALNTGRPGLTRIFDWRDPPRNLSARLVLASDVIYESRFIEPFLRALKRTTAPGGMALVAEPWRKIARNSVERLEGEGFKRTLHLEEVTIDGRTHAIWIHKLLRTRRRTA
- a CDS encoding biotin--[acetyl-CoA-carboxylase] ligase, with product MATLVDSVLKALIEAGGEPVSGQELAASLGVTRAAVWKSVTALREEGYVVESVHGLGYRLAGGKGTLRPGELSALLGTKTFGRHHRHYAATNSTSRRAAEWAEGGAPEGALVTADSQSAGRGRLGRQWFGEPGESLAMTVILRPEVELSLAPLLTFVAAISLAETLLGWVEGEAVEVKWPNDVLLGGRKVAGILLESRVEGVRIDYLSLGVGVNVLGTPARFPEEFRESAATLEEFSKADCPAPVEVLSAYLQRLEGDYFLFSSEGFGPFRERWGRLFRMAGREVTVVSRGGELRGKVLGLAEDGALELETGGGIKRILAGDVSFSTTRK
- a CDS encoding type III pantothenate kinase, with translation MLLAIDIGNTNTVLGVFSGEEQKGHWRLGSDPNRTTDEYGVLLRGLFDFAKIPVEAIDGVIISSVVPALNRVIADVARVYMGLEPVCIGPGIRTGMPIRYDDPREVGADRIVNAVAAYERFKKAVIIVDFGTATTFDYVTPDGAYMGGVIAPGIGVSMEALFSRASKLPKVAFAKPPQVIGKNTVHAMQAGSYYGYAAMVEGLIKRLTDEVGTNPLVVATGGAARQIADEIKAIDYVDEFLTLEGLRIIYARNL
- the cobD gene encoding cobalamin biosynthesis protein CobD; the protein is MIPFTHLDLAAAWGLDLIIGDPPVLSRLHPVVLTGKLIAFLEKALYGKSAGTGRVLRGGILFLLTVGIVFAAGFGAVALLGRYDENLGRAVGVVLAFFCVATRDLDRQVRRVAVAVKEKRLEEARKHLSMIVGRDTENLSEREILRGAFETAAENSSDGVVAPLFYLALGGALGFGPALGLAYKAVNTLDSMVGYRSERYKDFGKVSARADDLFNYVPARLTLFLVALSALFGPGKGLRALKIAFRDARLHASPNSGYPEAAYAGALGVCLGGTNVYKGVERASPFIGDDIEPLTPKKVLSALTLTRLLSLFALLLFGGCLWFFQS
- a CDS encoding pyridoxal phosphate-dependent class II aminotransferase, which produces MAENFIPQDHGGDLYSREEGPVLCDFSASINPLGYPDGLTKALEEHWGEVLHYPDRHWRALVAAIRGRYELSGGEVLCGNGSAELLDLVIRSLAVKRLLLCPPDFGLYERCAPAGVEIVRIPRDEETGFGINPGKLLKAVRPGDLVLFSNPGNPSGAVLAREEVLALARGISSAGAVLAVDEAFADYCPRCSVLDLPCDEPGLVVIRSLTKFYAIPGIRAGFLSAGCELVKRISALQLPWSVSVPAQVLAAHCLSDDNWAARSRDYLLRSREKLVAGLKAIPGMTPLPSEVNYLLVRLDPPAPNADELYAKLRRVGTLVRHCGSFGLGSRYVRVAVRTVGENADLVRHLQKISGTAGQPL
- a CDS encoding phosphohydrolase: MRVFAISDLHLSFSGQKPMSVFGPCWDNHAQRVEKEWRSEVSERDIVCLAGDFSWATKLPEVLPELEWLGSLPGRKVLIKGNHDYWWPSISKLRSALPEGVFALQHDSVIIDGIGFAGARGWVDPSLDLTPLYPARKDESGDIFYSILGEEEDKKHYDREVERLRMSLASLRGETRLRIALLHFPPASPAMEPTKVTELLEEFGVDHAVFGHLHLSGESGFKNPYGKRNNVTYHLTSADFIGFTPALIAEVDS
- a CDS encoding RsmB/NOP family class I SAM-dependent RNA methyltransferase, with the translated sequence MANPARRLDHYADLIPEFEDFLRAVKTAPPSHIRVNTLKATPEEVVRNLEGLGFALKPEPFSDIIFRVEKAPMPLGSTLAHALGLIYMQSASSAVSALALGAKPGDRVLDLCAAPGSKTTLIAQMMGNTGLIVANEPSHKRITSLNANLRRVGVANTIITCYSGQNYPLRTKFNKILVDAPCSGEGTWRGLDSRPRDNTEDTRDRMTERQEGILRQALEILEEGGELVYSTCTYAPSENELIVAPFIEKHGLRVLPLGLGLPAVDGLTEWQGKKLPGELKNAARLYPHYFDSEGFFVIRLAKS
- a CDS encoding elongation factor G is translated as MKRFEIDKIRNVALIGHGGSGKTSLGEAMLFVSGASKRLGKVDEMNSLLDFEPEERSHRLTISTGVASFEYQKNKITILDTPGYDVFLFDGMGCLHAADAAILVVGGDGDIKFEAEKMWEQALSLGLPRASVITKLDKDNTSFERTLEYLRKHFEANFVKIMLPIGEAAGFKGYIDLIKNKAVAFADESGKGVEGPIPANLADEAAAARDAMIEGLVETDETLMEKFFDGQDISTEELSKALRTGMVSGQIVPVMVAVGPKAIGATAILDVINAAFPSPADRAPVETKEGEKLKVDENAPLAALVFKTISDPFAGRLNLVRVYQGKMSADSTYYNATKDVDERFGQVTALFGKELIPLGDAGPGDIFALPKLKETMTGNTFSDRKKVLHIPFTEPPEALISFAAFAKSKGDEDKLGQGLRRLQDEDLTLHVTRNDETHEQIVSCMGRLHIDILSERMKRKYGADMELKTPKIPYRETLKGSTKVQGRHKKQSGGRGQFADTWIEIRPLPRGEGFRFVDKIVGGAIPRNYIPAVENGVRERMKKGVLAGYPVVDVEVALFDGKYHDVDSSEMAFKIAGSVGFKKGALECKPILLEPIQDVTVLVPDESLGDVIGDLNSRRGRILGMDPGKGWQAVHSQVPLVEIQEYAPGLRSMTSGRGTFTMKFDHYEEVPAQLAEKIIAGSSVEEDEE